The genomic window TTATTGCTAAAACAGTTAAATCCTTTATGAATGTTGTATCAAttaagatttaattattttatttttaatcagttcCTATTTCCTAATACAAAATTTATACTGTTTTACCGTTGTCTTCATTTAAATTAGTTAAACAAAtatttcaacatcagaattattcaACTGGGTGATTTATGAAGGCAATTATAATGTAAAGTATCAGGAATGTATTATGTGATAAAAAAGTTCATGCAAAAAGTTTTGGAGGCTGTAATTGTggctgtaatttttattttttattttgcgtaGAGCAAATGCACTAACAGCATTAATGACTCTATCCATGAAAGAAAATATTCACAATActctgaaaaaaaacaaagaaacactgAAAGCAGCTTAAGCCGAATGCAcaaaacagtaaaatatattaagcatttattatagcaaaagaaaagcaaatgttttggACAAAATTAAGAATTAATTGAAGATGGTTGTTATTTGTAAAGATATAGGcctcattataattattattattgttattgcagAGTGTGATGTTGCTTGGCTACTGTCCTGCATAAagatattattacaatttatctGTGTTAATTGTaatatacactactggtcaaaagtttggggtcagttttttttcttttttttctgtttatcaaggaggcatttattaaatgtaaaaaaaataataatataaattatttattatatataattatatattattatttcttaaattttaaataactgcttttttattgtatgtagtttcaaatgaaattactaCTCCAGTCCAGTCATTAATGCTttcattactattaccattaatgcttattaatattagagtgatttctgaacaatcatgtgactctgaagactggagtaacaaagctaaaaaaaagtattttaaaatcacagaaaatctttttttaattaaatgataaactacttttgaacagttattttatagtgcaataacatttcacagttttactaattgtactgtattttgatgaaataaatgcagccttggttagcaggagaagcttattttaaaacatttcaaaatcctACTGACCACAGTCGGCAGTGTaacttgatctttcagaaataatAGTGCCTATAAATAAGTTATACTGcttattatttcaataaaagcCATTTTTGTTCCCTAAGGATACTTTGATGAAGACAAAAGCAcagcatttatttcaaatataaatattttggaacattACAAAATGACAGCAATTTCACTTCTGATCAAATCAGTGCATTCTTATGCAAGTGCAAGCTAACTCTACATGTGAGACTATGAATATAAGCCAATCATCAAGTCTGTTTTTGACATCTTTTCCTGAGTTCTCTGAAAAAACCATAAGACAATGCATTTCATTTTCTGTCCCTTTAGCTCATGTCTCACCTCCATCTTGGTCTGGATCCAGGGCCCGATAACATTAGCCTGATTAGCAAACTGTCTGCGCAgcctctcattattctgctgacGAGCGTGTTCCTCTATCAGGGCCTGATCTCTCTGGGGCACCAACTGCCTCACCTGATAGGAAAGCAGTGTGAAGAAGAAATGAGCATCTTTCctggcatcttttttttttcaacacagtacaattatatacagttgaagtattatttttattatatacagtagaaatattatttttttctttttcaaatatttcccagatggtgtttaacagagcaaggaatttttcacagtagaAAATAGAAATATGTAAACAGTTAGAAATGTGTAAACAGTACctggggggaaaatatacagggaggctgataattctgacttcaactgtataaaatatGTGTCTGTAAAGTCCCTTTTctcttgtgttttgtgttttgtgaagCAGAACAGTGCTCAAACCTTATCCCACTTGGCATTGATCTCCTGGGGGTTGATGGTGGTGTAGGGGTTTTGGCCAGCCATGTTGACGTGGTATGTCTGCACAATTTTAGCAATTTCATTATGGATGCCCAGGATGGCCTGTCGCTCCTTATCTGCCTCAGGCAGTGTGGCTTTAAACTGCTCATGGGCTGTGCTGAGaccctgcaacacacacacagacacacacacacacacacacacacacacacacacacacacacacacacacacacacacacacacacacacaaggagatGTGTTATaactttataaaacattatctgcCTCAGTAACTTTTACATTTTCCATCTGACATTAAGTTTTCTGTGAAATGCACCGTCACACTTTACAGTCACATTTGAAATCTAccagatggatggaaggatggacgcATGGGTAGACCAAAGAGATAATTCTGTTCAAATGTTAAATTAGTAAGGTTTTTGGTTTAAACCTTTTAATGTTTTACATACATTGTAACGATTAAAATATGTtcataaaaatgaaatgtgtaaTTGAAATATATCTCACAAGTATCACAAAATGTATAATTGAACCCAAATAAATGATTTACTTTTCCAGATTAGACAGACAGACCATAATAAAGAAGCTAACGTAAGGATAGATTATGGGgtcaaaaagaataaaatagtcacttcctgattgTGTGGTGCCTAAAAATCAACAGtgaaaacagaatttgctgcagttgaagaagctgcatgaatctttttttatttagtatatgaCTTTAACCTCAGAAGACGTTGCCGAAACACAATGAACGCCTGGGGGCGTTTGAGGCCATGAGACAtgaagcacagatgctcttgacagttctggaggtcattaataatatcataacactaatactgaaacggttgaggcgttttagaatgaccaaaacaacatggtTTTTCTGTCTattaacacacatttttatcattttagcatgtattttatgcacattttcaaaatttatatatagatagacagacagacaaacagacagacagacagacagacactgtaggtggatggattggtggatggatggatggatggatggatatggatggatatggacggacggacggacggacggacggacggacggacagacagacagacggacggacggacggacagacagacagacagacagacagacagacagacagacagacagacagacagacagacagacaaatagatagatagatagatagatagatagatagatagatagatagatagatagatagatagatagatagatagatagatagatagatagatagatagatagatagatagatagatagatagatagatagatagatagacagacagtaagacaaacagacaaacagttgatagacagccagacagatgatagatacaCAGACAGTAAGACAAATAGATGCTagacagattgacagacagatgatacacagacaggcagacagacagacaagtgtACAGCACCTGTATTTCCTCAATGGTGTGGACTATAAAAGTGTCCTGCAGGTCCTCCATTGCTCCCTCCATCCAGTTATTAAAGGGCGCTGCTCTTTTGGCGAACTCCAGGTAAAGCTGATCAATAGTTTCCAACAGTTTCTCAGTTCTCTGAGGAAAGACACAGTGGTGAGACACACGTGAGTGCACTGCCGTTTAAAAAAAAGACCATTCGCTTTTTAGAAAGAATGAATTTAATGCTGGAATATGAAGGGCTGTATCACCTGCAAGGCCTCACTGCGTTTCTGAGTTAACACTCCCAGCGAATCCCACTGATCACAGATGCGCTGACAGCGAGCATTTACACTGGGAGAGTCGTAATACTCCAGCtcactgcagagagagagagagagagagagagagagtattaaACTACTTCAGCAAAAGATCACAGATGATGTTCAGTAAGCTGCAGATCAAATGTTCTGTGTGTTCAGTCAAAGAGTAAATCGTTTACAGCAAGAATCAGTGTCTGGATCAGTTTTCCGTGTGTTTGACTGACTTGAGCTCCTGAGCGATGGCAGCGATCTGCTCCACTCTGTCCTGATGAGCTGCGAGGTCGCTCTCAAAGGCCTCGTGTTTCTTCAGCAGAGCCTTGATCTCGGACAGTGACGCCGTCTCAAAGTCTTTGTGCTGCAACATCTCCTCTTTACCTACAGGGAGCAGCAAAGATCAGCCAGATCTTCACATGAATAAGGCTCTCAACTGTTTTCTACATAAaactgaagtcagaatttatAGCCCCCTGTGagttttcctttctttttcaaatatttcccaaattatgtttaacagagcaaggttttttttttacagtatttcctatattctttttttctggagaaagtctcatttcttttattttggccagaataaaagcagtttaaaatttttttaaaaaccattttaaggttaatattattagcccccttaagcaatattttctcgatagtctacagaacaaaccatttttatacaacgacttgcctaattaccctaacccgcctaattaaccttgttaagcctttaaatgtcattagcccctttcacacatacagaccttttgcattgccggcaattttccggaaaggttgtatgtgtaaacaggtcctttttgaaaataccgataaagtcgttccggaaattttccagatatttaccggtatcactgtgtgaaaggggctactataagctgaatactagcatgttgaaagatatctagtaaaatattatgtgctgtcatcatagcaaagataaaagaaatcagtaattagaaatgagtttataACAAATTTTTAGTTTAGAGAGTTTAGTTTACtaataattagtttataaattagaaattaaaacttatttttagaaatgtgttgaaaaaatctttatttggagaacagaaattggagaaaaatttACAGcggagctaataattctaactttaactgtagATGTGGGCTGTTGATGTGACAAAAcgacaaaaatgaatataattaataatgacttcatttaaaaatgcagtaaatggttaAACCTTTCCATTGTCTTTCTTGGTTTTCTTGTTATAAAATGTACCGTGAGGTtgtacggtggcgcagtgggtagcactatctcctcacagcaagaaggtctctggtttgagcctcagctgggtcagttggcgtttctgtgtggagtttgtgttggcgtgggtttcctccgtgggctccagtttcccccacagttcaaagatatgcagtataggcgaattgggtacgctaaattactccacacagaaatgccaactgacccagccggggctcaaaccagcgatctttttgctgtgaggtgattgtgctacccactgcgccatcatgCTGCCATGAGaatatgttcattttaaaaagccaATCCCACAGAAAACCTCAATTAGTTGTAGCACCCTATtcaagatcatgtgactgaagcaaACTGTGAAGCCCATGAAGTACATATAACTTTTTTGGAACCACTATAAAACTTAGTTTTGTTGTCGTTTGCAcccagatttattaaaaatatccaaCAACTCCAACAAATCAGGGAGAAAAAAATACTATTCATActtctatataaaataaatagcactATATGAAGAAAAGTGTCCAACAAATAAAGATACATAGCTCTACttgtttattattcataaatttttcttaaaaaatgatattttgcacacacacaaaaaaactacatGTTTGTCAACTACCCATGTGCTTCTCAGTCTCAGTTACCGTCAGTCCAGGCCTCGTGAATGGCAGCTTTTTGGCGGAATTTCTCAGCAAGATGATCGAGTCTCTCAAGTCTGCGGATCTCATTGAGCAGCCACTCTTCATAACCCTTCTCTGCCCCCTCCAGACGTCCCCATGAATTGGAGATGTCCTATAAATTTAGATTATTCAGAATATATACTGACAaatttgcaacacaggctcattatgAAAAGCACCCCCGTATGCAtatctggagagcgcaaattatgtagccagcgGTATGTATGGCTGCTTCAAAACGAACAATACAGGGCATTATGACACCGccgatggcttctgtttctttttgtgctACCAATCGACTGCTTACTTCCCTGTGAATGGCTTTtacactgttaccagtttgcccagttagcttgccatgtacatctGCGGCCTTGAGATGCAAAGCGGAGTCAATGGCGACGACTGGGTTTGAGtatggcgaagaacggttccagaaagcaggtaaaacaaaaacaaaaggcaaaaacaaaaggcaaaaaataaaattaacatgtaaataacagggtgaggacttggtaagatctgaaaacatggtaaaaatcaggcggctgCAAGGGCTTATCTTTTTCTGGATGACTTCTGAAAACAATGTCGGTTGGGTttttaggaaagggggtgattggttcaatttgtgcttttaaaaacactatcagttggatttagggaagggggtgggtggggagATCGCTTGGTCGGTTGTTCGTTCAGTTAGTCAGCCAGTCGAAAGCACCCTCTGGTGGACTtgcgcaagaacagcaggcatgaatggcactcgcaagagtaatttgagatctaaaaaagcgtacacagtggcctctagtgcaTTCGagaaaacaattgcaaaaaaaaatcctcctgggatgtatttggcgctctaaagaaatgtatacaggggtacatatcaataatgagcctgggttgcaaatatTACAAATCAAATGATTTCACTTGGGTGCTCTGAAATTAGACAAGTTGCTAACCGAGACCATCTTTCCCTCCGAAGGCATGAACGCTGGCCGGTTGCTGAGACGCAGTTTGGTCTGCAGTGTGTTGAAGTTGATCTCCAGCTGGCATTTTTCCTGAACTTTGGGTGGTTTGTGAAGTCGTCTGTAGTCCCGGAAATCCTCCAGCTTCTGCTGCATGGCCTGCATGGTGTTCTCTGGGACGCGGTTCTCCAACCACGGGATGGTTCTGCGAATCCACTCCAGGAGCTGAAGAGAGCCAGAGCAAGACAGAGACAGGAAAAGGGGAAGGAAACAACAAAAGGAGGGGGGGAAAAGGGATCAATTTGGAGCAGACGGAATGAAATAAAGGAGATAGAGATAAAAGAGATAATGAGAATCAGAACTTTTGATGGTTTTATGAAGAATaacagaccattttgagggatgtaaacaataacaatggtcctgacGTTGCCTGTTTTCAATTTTACATTTCCAAAGCTTCTAAGAGTCCAAATagttccacatattgataaataatgtaagGATAGCTGTTGTAAcatcaagttatgattgaattgcctcttgttacagatttaaaatagtttgataacaagcaggaaattttcactggccaatgacatgaccacattgaagtGGTCTATATACAGGTTACCCaaattatttacataatattttaagacttttagaGTCATTGTGTAATTTCAGTCAATAACCTGGATCAACTAAAGTATTTGTAATTAAAGTATATATTGAATTATTACAGATACATTTACGGGGAACTAAACAGATGAAATGGATCTAATAAAATGAATTTGTAAGTTATGGGACtgagtaaaaattaaaaatgctatAAGAACACCTccacatttcaaaatgttattaaaaatgtaaaaacaaaaatacaaaattaaataaaaattttaaataataattaagtaatataaagtaataaagtaatttaggtaattttttaaatttatttatttaacttaaaatttagTCAGAATAACAGTCGCTTTCATCATATGTTGTGATTGTTGTCAGGGttttccaccaaatattgatttcttaacatTTCTAAAGAAAAATCTATGAATCGTGATGTCTAGAAATTAACATGAAACATtttgttttcaattattttatacCAAAGgctttaaaaactacttttattttaactttagaagaaatgtcatcagtttagatgacaaaactaaaatgaacatttattcagacacattttatttaacatttaaattgcaTTTACATTCAAAGTGCCATTAGCGAttgaatacatatatattaatcatttacttattattattccATTGAACTGTTTGACCTAAACATCAGCAGTACAAAACTTCCTGTACTTGTGAAAGCAGTTTAAATGACTGAAACTGTCCCTAAATGAGCACAGACGAGGAGACGACAGGAGAGAAGGATGGGAGTGAAGAGGAGTGAACAGGAATGAATGACTGTGCTCACATCACTGGCTAGTTTCTCATAGTCCTCCATCAGCTGCTCGTTCTCCTGATTGACAGCCAGCACTTTGCAGATCCGATTGGCTGCCGTTTCGGCCTGAAGGGAGTAAAGCACACAGTGAATCTGCTTCTCTTTCTGTGGAAACCTTATCAGAGCCTTGAAAACACTATTAaggctctgtttgtgtgtgtgtgtgtgtgtgtgtgtgtgttgaagtccATTTATTACCATTACCCAAAGCAATCAGCTGCTCTGTCAATATCATATAACCCTGCAGTGTGTTTCATTATACATGTGTATATTTTTGAAGGGGGGTGTAAGGGTAGGGAAGT from Danio rerio strain Tuebingen ecotype United States chromosome 13, GRCz12tu, whole genome shotgun sequence includes these protein-coding regions:
- the actn1 gene encoding alpha-actinin-1 isoform X5; translation: MTYVSCYYHAFSGKQKAETAANRICKVLAVNQENEQLMEDYEKLASDLLEWIRRTIPWLENRVPENTMQAMQQKLEDFRDYRRLHKPPKVQEKCQLEINFNTLQTKLRLSNRPAFMPSEGKMVSDISNSWGRLEGAEKGYEEWLLNEIRRLERLDHLAEKFRQKAAIHEAWTDGKEEMLQHKDFETASLSEIKALLKKHEAFESDLAAHQDRVEQIAAIAQELNELEYYDSPSVNARCQRICDQWDSLGVLTQKRSEALQRTEKLLETIDQLYLEFAKRAAPFNNWMEGAMEDLQDTFIVHTIEEIQGLSTAHEQFKATLPEADKERQAILGIHNEIAKIVQTYHVNMAGQNPYTTINPQEINAKWDKVRQLVPQRDQALIEEHARQQNNERLRRQFANQANVIGPWIQTKMEEIGRISIEMHGTLEDQLTHLRQYEKSIVNYKPKIDQLEGDHQLIQEALIFDNKHTNYTMEHIRVGWEQLLTTIARTINEIENQILTRDAKGISQEQMNEFRASFNHFDRDHSGTLGAEEFKACLISLGFDIGNDAQGEAEFARIMSIVDPNRLGVVTFQAFIDFMSRETADTDTADQVMASFKVLAGDKNYILADELRRELPPDQAEYCIARMTPYSGPDSVPGALDYMSFSTALYGESDL